In the Leptolyngbya sp. SIO1E4 genome, one interval contains:
- the purE gene encoding 5-(carboxyamino)imidazole ribonucleotide mutase, whose translation MKTPLIGIIMGSDSDLPTMQAAISLCEDFEVPHEVAIVSAHRTPERMVTYAKEAHKRGLKVIIAGAGGAAHLPGMVAALTPLPVIGVPVKSSTLNGVDSLYSIVQMPRGIPVATVAIGNAQNAGLLAIQMIGSFQPALLEKVQHYRQTLETQVLEKQRHLETVGYRQYLEERASGS comes from the coding sequence ATGAAGACTCCTCTGATTGGCATCATTATGGGCAGCGACTCTGATCTGCCAACAATGCAGGCGGCGATCTCCCTCTGTGAAGACTTTGAGGTTCCTCACGAAGTTGCGATCGTCTCTGCCCACCGCACCCCAGAGCGCATGGTCACTTACGCCAAAGAGGCCCACAAGCGCGGGCTCAAGGTCATTATTGCTGGAGCGGGGGGGGCCGCTCACCTACCGGGGATGGTTGCAGCCCTGACGCCCCTGCCGGTGATTGGAGTCCCCGTCAAGAGCAGTACACTCAACGGCGTGGATTCGCTCTACTCCATTGTGCAAATGCCCAGGGGGATTCCTGTGGCGACGGTGGCGATCGGCAATGCCCAGAATGCTGGGTTGCTGGCAATCCAGATGATTGGAAGTTTTCAGCCTGCGTTACTGGAGAAAGTGCAGCATTATCGCCAAACCTTGGAAACACAAGTCCTAGAGAAGCAACGTCACTTAGAGACTGTGGGATATCGCCAGTATCTGGAAGAAAGAGCGTCTGGCAGCTGA
- a CDS encoding magnesium protoporphyrin IX methyltransferase — protein MTNAVDDKTVVREYFNATGFDRWRRIYGDDEEVNKVQLDIRKGHQKTVDTVMGWLEADGTLSGLSVCDAGCGVGSLSIPLAQAGAIVSASDISEKMVSEARERAEAVLAPEQMPNFQAADLESLSGKFHTVVCLDVLIHYPQDKAADMIKHLSSLADSRILLSFAPKTCFYSFLKKVGSFFPGPSKATRAYLHAEKDIVAILESLGWKVEREAMNKTQFYFSRLLEAVR, from the coding sequence ATGACTAATGCTGTAGACGATAAGACAGTTGTCCGTGAATATTTCAACGCCACTGGGTTTGACCGGTGGCGACGCATCTATGGTGACGATGAAGAAGTCAACAAAGTGCAGCTTGATATTCGCAAAGGTCACCAAAAGACCGTGGATACCGTAATGGGTTGGTTAGAGGCGGATGGCACTCTATCTGGGTTATCGGTCTGTGATGCTGGCTGTGGAGTCGGGAGTTTAAGTATTCCATTGGCCCAAGCTGGGGCAATCGTCAGCGCCAGTGATATTTCCGAGAAAATGGTGAGCGAAGCCCGTGAGCGGGCTGAGGCCGTATTAGCGCCAGAGCAAATGCCCAACTTTCAGGCCGCTGATCTAGAGAGTCTTTCTGGCAAGTTCCACACGGTTGTCTGCTTAGACGTGTTAATTCATTATCCCCAAGACAAGGCGGCGGATATGATTAAGCATCTGAGTTCACTCGCAGATTCTCGCATCTTGCTTAGCTTTGCTCCAAAGACCTGCTTCTACAGCTTTTTGAAGAAAGTGGGCAGCTTTTTCCCGGGCCCTAGCAAAGCTACACGGGCCTATCTCCATGCGGAGAAAGATATTGTCGCTATTTTGGAATCTCTGGGGTGGAAAGTTGAGCGGGAGGCTATGAACAAAACCCAGTTCTACTTCTCTCGTCTGCTAGAAGCTGTCCGTTAG
- a CDS encoding shikimate kinase — protein sequence MMGVGKSTLGPVMASRLGYRFLDTDSLIEQAAAQPIPAIFQSAGEAEFRTLESQVLGQLSSYTRLVVATGGGIVLRPENWGYLQQGVIVWINVPVEELQRRLQGDSNRPLLQRQDWPQHLANLLESRRHLYAEADIHLSVAAGESTEVICDRLISHLEDRILPPPSVSINADSINADD from the coding sequence ATGATGGGCGTTGGGAAATCCACTTTGGGCCCTGTTATGGCAAGCAGATTAGGCTATCGTTTTCTGGACACGGATAGTCTGATCGAACAAGCTGCGGCCCAACCCATTCCGGCCATTTTTCAATCCGCTGGCGAAGCGGAGTTTCGAACTTTAGAAAGCCAGGTTCTGGGGCAACTCTCGTCCTATACGCGGCTGGTTGTTGCCACGGGCGGCGGCATCGTCTTGCGTCCAGAAAATTGGGGATACCTGCAGCAGGGGGTGATTGTGTGGATCAACGTCCCCGTTGAAGAATTGCAGCGGCGTCTGCAAGGCGATAGCAATCGACCCTTGTTGCAGCGACAAGATTGGCCGCAGCATCTGGCCAATCTATTAGAGTCACGCCGCCACCTCTACGCCGAAGCCGATATTCACCTGTCAGTTGCAGCGGGGGAGTCTACGGAGGTGATTTGCGATCGCCTCATCAGCCACCTAGAAGACCGAATTTTACCGCCGCCCTCTGTCTCCATAAATGCTGACTCTATAAATGCGGACGATTGA
- the argB gene encoding acetylglutamate kinase, which translates to MIDLPVNAQGIHDTDADRVRILSEALPYIQKFRGRTMVVKYGGAAMKDATLKASVVRDIVFMACVGIRPVVVHGGGPEINTWLTKLGIEPQFKNGLRVTDALTMDVVEMVLVGRVNKELVSLINQAGGAAAGLCGKDGNLITARPQGSEDVGFVGDVTHVKPGIVKSLVEAGYIPVISSVASDETGQAYNINADTVAGELAAALNAEKLILLTDTRGILHDYHDLSTLIPKLDIQTARQLIDKEIVSGGMIPKVKCCVRSLAQGVGAAHILDGRINHALLLEIFTDRGIGSMLVASEFSQ; encoded by the coding sequence ATGATTGACCTGCCTGTTAACGCCCAGGGAATTCACGACACCGATGCAGATCGTGTCCGCATCTTGAGTGAGGCACTGCCCTATATCCAAAAGTTTCGGGGGCGCACCATGGTCGTCAAGTACGGCGGCGCTGCCATGAAAGACGCAACCCTCAAAGCTAGCGTCGTCAGAGATATTGTCTTCATGGCCTGTGTGGGCATTCGGCCCGTCGTGGTTCATGGGGGCGGCCCAGAAATCAACACCTGGCTGACCAAGCTTGGCATTGAACCCCAGTTCAAAAATGGGTTACGGGTAACCGATGCCCTCACCATGGACGTGGTGGAAATGGTGTTGGTGGGCCGAGTGAATAAAGAACTCGTATCTCTGATTAACCAGGCTGGGGGAGCTGCCGCCGGGCTCTGCGGCAAAGATGGCAACCTTATTACCGCCCGCCCCCAAGGGAGTGAAGACGTCGGCTTTGTTGGCGATGTCACCCATGTTAAGCCGGGCATCGTCAAATCACTGGTGGAAGCCGGCTATATTCCAGTCATTTCTAGCGTCGCTTCCGATGAAACCGGACAAGCCTACAACATCAATGCCGATACCGTAGCAGGGGAGCTAGCAGCGGCCCTTAATGCCGAAAAGCTGATTCTTCTGACTGATACGCGGGGCATTCTGCATGATTACCACGATCTCAGCACGCTGATTCCCAAGCTGGATATTCAAACGGCTCGGCAGCTAATTGACAAAGAAATCGTCTCGGGCGGCATGATTCCCAAGGTGAAATGCTGCGTGCGATCGCTGGCTCAGGGGGTTGGCGCTGCTCACATCCTGGACGGTCGAATTAATCATGCCTTGTTGCTAGAAATTTTCACCGACAGAGGAATTGGCTCTATGTTGGTGGCTTCAGAATTTTCCCAATAG
- the miaB gene encoding tRNA (N6-isopentenyl adenosine(37)-C2)-methylthiotransferase MiaB, with product MSTAPRRYHVTTFGCQMNKADSERMAGILENMGMEWEADPLQADVVLYNTCTIRDNAEQKVYSYLGRQAKRKHENPELTLVVAGCVAQQEGQQLLRRVPELDLVMGPQHANRLEDLLQQVFDGNQVVATDPVHIMEDITKPRRDSEVTAWVNVIYGCNERCTYCVVPGVRGVEQSRTPEAIRAEMEVLGQQGYKEVTLLGQNIDAYGRDLPGITPEGRRQNTLTDLLYSVHDVPGIERIRFATSHPRYFTERLIQACAELPKVCEHFHIPFQSGDNDVLKAMARGYTHEKYRRIIDSIRDYVPDAAISADAIVGFPEETEAQFQNTLKLVEDIGFDQLNTAAYSPRPNTPAALWEGQLSETVKADRLQRLNHLVAQKAAERSQRYAGRIEEVLVEAVNPKNPKQVMGRTRGNRLTFFEGDLTTLKGQQVEVKITEVRAFSLTGVSLVSAPA from the coding sequence ATGTCTACTGCCCCCCGTCGCTATCACGTCACTACGTTCGGCTGCCAGATGAACAAGGCCGACTCTGAGCGGATGGCTGGCATTCTGGAAAATATGGGCATGGAATGGGAAGCAGACCCCCTACAGGCAGATGTAGTGCTCTACAACACCTGCACCATTCGCGATAATGCTGAGCAAAAGGTTTATTCCTACTTGGGGCGACAAGCCAAGCGCAAACATGAAAACCCGGAGTTAACTCTGGTGGTGGCGGGCTGTGTGGCTCAGCAAGAAGGGCAGCAGTTACTGCGCCGGGTACCCGAGCTAGATTTAGTCATGGGGCCACAGCATGCCAATCGTCTGGAAGACTTACTGCAACAGGTTTTTGATGGTAACCAAGTGGTCGCAACCGACCCGGTTCACATCATGGAGGACATCACTAAGCCCCGCCGAGACAGTGAAGTGACCGCTTGGGTCAATGTCATCTACGGCTGCAACGAACGCTGCACTTACTGCGTTGTGCCCGGCGTGAGAGGCGTTGAGCAGTCCCGTACACCCGAGGCTATCCGTGCTGAAATGGAGGTTTTGGGTCAACAGGGCTACAAGGAAGTGACCTTGCTGGGGCAAAACATTGACGCCTACGGGCGTGACTTACCGGGCATTACCCCGGAAGGTCGGCGACAAAACACCCTGACTGATTTGCTCTACTCCGTTCATGATGTTCCCGGCATTGAGCGCATTCGGTTTGCCACCAGCCATCCCCGTTATTTTACAGAGCGGTTGATTCAAGCCTGTGCAGAATTGCCCAAGGTCTGTGAACATTTCCACATTCCCTTTCAGTCTGGTGACAACGATGTGCTGAAGGCGATGGCCCGAGGTTATACCCATGAGAAATATCGCCGGATTATTGACTCTATTCGAGACTATGTACCGGATGCCGCCATTAGTGCAGACGCGATTGTGGGCTTCCCCGAAGAAACCGAAGCGCAGTTCCAAAACACTTTAAAGCTGGTCGAAGATATTGGTTTTGACCAGCTCAACACGGCGGCTTATTCCCCTCGCCCCAATACCCCAGCGGCACTGTGGGAAGGTCAGCTTAGCGAAACCGTGAAGGCCGATCGCCTACAGCGCCTCAATCACCTGGTGGCTCAAAAGGCTGCCGAGCGATCGCAGCGCTATGCAGGACGCATTGAAGAGGTTCTGGTAGAAGCTGTAAATCCCAAAAACCCTAAACAGGTGATGGGGCGTACCCGTGGCAATCGCCTGACCTTTTTTGAGGGTGACCTCACGACCCTTAAAGGCCAACAGGTCGAGGTGAAAATCACAGAGGTCAGAGCCTTTAGTCTGACCGGGGTTTCTCTCGTTTCAGCCCCTGCTTAA
- a CDS encoding methyltransferase domain-containing protein, translating to MTQQYVHGYDLRENIRLQDQASTLVELLHGDTAYPAGSHVLEAGCGVGAQTITLARNSPKAHITSIDISETSITEARRAIAAAGFTHVSFQQGDIFNLAFEPESFDHIFVCFVLEHLMQPVKALNSLRRLLKVGGTITVIEGDHGSTFFYPDSAVAHQAIRCQVDLQKKAGGNANIGRELYPLLEAGGFSPIQVSPRMVYVDSSKPQLVEGFTKKTFTAMIEGIRTPAIEAGLINQTTFDDGIKGLYRTTEADGVFCYTFFKAIATKQ from the coding sequence ATGACTCAGCAATACGTGCACGGATATGACCTGAGAGAAAACATTCGGTTGCAGGATCAAGCTTCAACGCTCGTCGAATTATTGCACGGCGATACCGCTTATCCTGCAGGCAGCCATGTCCTTGAAGCAGGATGTGGCGTCGGCGCACAAACCATCACGTTGGCTCGCAACAGCCCAAAGGCCCACATCACTTCAATTGATATCTCTGAGACATCCATCACAGAAGCGAGGAGAGCGATCGCGGCAGCTGGGTTCACCCATGTCAGCTTTCAGCAAGGGGATATTTTCAACCTGGCGTTTGAGCCAGAATCATTCGACCATATTTTCGTTTGTTTTGTTCTTGAACACTTAATGCAGCCCGTTAAGGCACTCAATTCCCTCAGGCGTCTTCTTAAGGTTGGGGGTACCATTACGGTCATCGAAGGAGACCACGGATCAACATTTTTCTACCCTGACAGCGCAGTCGCCCATCAAGCAATTCGATGCCAAGTTGACCTGCAAAAAAAAGCAGGGGGGAATGCCAATATCGGCAGAGAGCTATACCCCTTGTTAGAGGCAGGTGGCTTTAGCCCTATCCAGGTATCTCCGCGTATGGTCTATGTTGATTCCAGTAAACCTCAACTCGTCGAAGGGTTCACTAAAAAAACCTTCACGGCAATGATTGAAGGTATCCGTACCCCTGCGATTGAAGCTGGTCTGATTAACCAGACAACCTTTGATGACGGCATTAAGGGGCTGTACAGAACAACCGAAGCAGATGGGGTTTTTTGTTACACGTTTTTCAAAGCAATTGCGACAAAGCAGTAA
- a CDS encoding GAF domain-containing protein, whose translation MSNSDSVVEALLQAIPQMRPQVFFKTSLTALSHAMEDQVLAGMEKPLVIASFQQERFYRQEAHRYQRIADISDQVYVLSAAGTSFDNSSEWYETIAFDENDALTQEWHLVVIGSEYSACLICRERAPATPITPIPGGLPLEQTRRFEGVWTQESLICYQAANMLLDRIVGYRPLLEPKVAAAKARYLTVPADTEQVQEGAGVDPFTQRLVTYLQAGQYKLLKAYKAISVKEQRERLVNSITSAIRRSLNPEELFQITVDELGQALKICRCIIYRCPSQCAEIVIRHEHRGREVSSLLETRWPIAENPLIEHMHQHHESIVISDTRSPDTSVQMALDALNYLVEEWCIRSWALVPLVYQQRFLGMIELHHCQETSQVWSEGDLALVEAVAAQLSVAIIQADAYAHLQDLNQQLEALERTRSNLIAITGHELRTPLSTIQVALESLATEPDMPENLRAVMLNSALDDAERMRKLVQDFLTLSRLESGRIEWNFEALAIAECVDLALSSVQARQGDHAPCADIQVNLPPGLPIVRADGEWLVEVIVKLLDNACKFTEPGDVISISAKPVDTDLIQVTIADTGRGIEPYRLEAVFDRFYQEEGALRRTTGGTGLGLAMCRQIIEGLGGRIWATSEGKDQGSQLHFTLPIAEGRAILHVRHNTEEMLTEEDPNSLSVLERNNPYILD comes from the coding sequence ATGAGTAATTCGGATTCTGTTGTAGAGGCGCTGCTGCAAGCAATTCCTCAAATGAGACCGCAAGTCTTCTTTAAGACTTCTCTGACAGCCCTATCCCACGCCATGGAGGATCAGGTGCTAGCTGGGATGGAGAAGCCACTTGTGATTGCCAGTTTTCAACAGGAACGGTTTTATCGCCAAGAAGCTCATCGCTATCAGCGTATTGCGGATATTAGTGATCAGGTGTACGTGCTGTCGGCAGCAGGGACGAGCTTTGATAACAGCTCTGAATGGTACGAAACGATCGCCTTTGATGAAAATGATGCCCTCACGCAAGAGTGGCATTTAGTTGTGATTGGCAGTGAATATAGCGCCTGCCTTATTTGTCGCGAACGTGCCCCGGCAACGCCTATCACGCCAATTCCGGGGGGCCTCCCCTTAGAACAAACGCGACGATTCGAAGGGGTGTGGACCCAGGAAAGCCTTATTTGCTATCAGGCTGCCAATATGTTGCTCGATCGCATCGTTGGCTATCGTCCCCTCTTGGAACCAAAAGTGGCCGCTGCTAAAGCGCGATATCTAACCGTGCCCGCGGACACCGAGCAAGTGCAGGAGGGAGCTGGCGTTGATCCGTTTACGCAGCGACTCGTCACCTATTTGCAGGCTGGGCAATATAAATTACTCAAAGCTTACAAGGCGATTTCGGTTAAAGAGCAACGAGAGCGCTTGGTCAACTCTATTACGTCAGCTATTCGGCGATCGCTCAATCCAGAAGAGCTTTTTCAGATCACGGTGGATGAGCTAGGGCAGGCGCTCAAAATATGTCGCTGCATTATTTATCGCTGCCCCAGCCAATGTGCTGAGATTGTCATTCGCCATGAACATCGCGGCCGAGAGGTCAGTTCACTGCTAGAGACCCGGTGGCCTATCGCAGAAAACCCGCTGATTGAGCACATGCATCAACATCATGAATCGATCGTGATTTCTGATACGCGCAGTCCTGATACGTCTGTGCAAATGGCACTCGATGCCTTGAATTATCTCGTGGAAGAATGGTGTATTCGTTCTTGGGCATTGGTGCCTTTGGTCTATCAACAGCGCTTCCTAGGCATGATTGAGTTGCACCACTGCCAGGAAACCTCACAAGTTTGGAGCGAAGGCGATTTAGCGTTAGTCGAGGCGGTAGCGGCTCAACTCAGCGTGGCCATTATTCAGGCTGACGCCTATGCCCATCTCCAAGACCTGAACCAACAGCTTGAAGCCCTTGAGCGTACCCGCAGCAATTTAATCGCGATCACAGGGCATGAACTCAGAACGCCATTATCGACCATTCAGGTGGCATTAGAAAGCTTGGCAACTGAGCCCGACATGCCAGAAAATCTGCGCGCGGTAATGCTTAACTCCGCTCTAGATGATGCAGAACGCATGCGAAAGCTGGTGCAAGATTTTCTCACCCTGTCTCGATTAGAAAGTGGACGCATTGAGTGGAATTTTGAAGCCCTGGCGATCGCAGAATGCGTTGATTTAGCCCTCAGTAGCGTCCAGGCCCGCCAGGGAGATCATGCCCCTTGCGCAGATATCCAAGTCAATCTCCCTCCCGGGCTCCCCATCGTACGGGCTGATGGGGAATGGCTGGTAGAAGTCATTGTGAAGCTGCTCGATAATGCCTGTAAGTTCACCGAACCGGGTGATGTGATTTCTATCTCCGCTAAGCCGGTTGATACAGATTTAATCCAGGTCACCATAGCCGATACTGGCCGAGGCATTGAACCCTATCGATTAGAAGCCGTGTTTGATCGCTTTTACCAAGAAGAGGGTGCCCTCAGGCGGACAACTGGTGGCACGGGTCTAGGGCTGGCCATGTGTCGTCAAATCATTGAAGGTTTAGGGGGGCGCATTTGGGCGACTTCTGAAGGCAAAGACCAGGGCAGCCAGCTGCACTTTACGCTCCCGATCGCTGAAGGACGAGCCATTCTGCATGTTCGCCACAATACTGAAGAAATGTTAACAGAGGAAGACCCCAACTCCCTCAGTGTGCTGGAACGCAATAACCCTTACATCCTTGATTAA
- the psbQ gene encoding photosystem II protein PsbQ, with translation MTRYRSFLGLILAVITVFVVGCGGGNISQPTTYTSDQIAEIQVYTPRVTELRDRFPELEAYIQDKDWVNIRSFIHGPMGELRVRLGRVAVRLLPQAADQAKALADELAVHLERLDAAAEAFNQIESAEQYRLALDDFDAFLSLVPDENS, from the coding sequence ATGACACGTTATCGTTCGTTTTTAGGCCTCATACTGGCGGTTATTACCGTGTTTGTGGTGGGCTGCGGGGGAGGCAACATCTCTCAACCCACGACGTATACCTCTGACCAGATAGCTGAAATTCAAGTCTATACCCCTCGCGTTACTGAATTGCGCGATCGCTTCCCTGAATTAGAAGCCTACATTCAAGATAAAGACTGGGTAAATATTCGTTCCTTCATTCATGGGCCCATGGGCGAACTGCGGGTTCGGTTGGGGCGAGTCGCAGTTCGCTTGTTGCCTCAAGCGGCTGACCAGGCTAAGGCGTTAGCAGACGAGTTGGCCGTTCATTTAGAGCGTTTAGATGCCGCCGCAGAAGCCTTTAACCAAATTGAGTCTGCAGAACAGTATCGATTAGCGCTAGACGACTTCGATGCGTTTCTATCACTGGTTCCTGACGAGAACTCATAG
- the amt gene encoding ammonium transporter: MSRLVLRKSARSRKRRSSSFWDANVPPISEAIQAYMGKRNGWNWLACIPLALVIVAAWGLAANAQDEVIAADVQTVLDNIWVLVAAVLVIFMNAGFGMLETGFCRQKNAVNILSKNLIVFALATLAFWAIGFSFMFGGGTGFIGGGGWFLTGTPDVYGLEEGTGLTIDTFFLFQAAFAATAATIVSGAVAERVKYVDFIIFSLLLTGIAYPITGHWVWSGDGWLGAAGFSDFAGSTVVHSVGGWAALMGAAFLGPRIGKYQDGQVNAIPGHNMSIAMLGCLILWLGWFGFNPGSELAASPAVPFIAVTTNLSAAAGAVAATVVSWTLSGKPDLSMTINGILAGLVGITAGCASVNYLGAVIIGLIAGVIVVFSVGFFDSIKIDDPVGAISVHLVCGAWGTLAVGFFDTTTGLFFGGGFGQLGSQILGILSIGLFTVVATSIFWGVLKATLGIRVSPEEEMKGLDIGEHGMEAYSGFLKDTSDMGGVS, translated from the coding sequence ATGTCTAGATTAGTGTTACGTAAGAGTGCTCGTTCTCGGAAGCGGCGATCATCGTCTTTCTGGGACGCGAATGTGCCTCCCATCTCTGAGGCCATCCAGGCTTACATGGGTAAGCGCAACGGCTGGAACTGGCTAGCCTGCATTCCTTTGGCTTTGGTTATTGTTGCCGCTTGGGGCTTGGCTGCTAATGCCCAAGACGAAGTAATCGCTGCTGATGTTCAAACTGTGCTCGATAACATTTGGGTACTGGTCGCAGCGGTTCTAGTTATCTTCATGAATGCTGGTTTCGGGATGTTAGAAACCGGTTTCTGTCGACAAAAGAATGCCGTTAATATCCTGTCTAAAAACCTGATCGTTTTTGCGCTAGCGACATTGGCATTTTGGGCCATTGGCTTCTCCTTCATGTTTGGAGGCGGCACTGGTTTCATTGGCGGTGGGGGTTGGTTCTTGACGGGAACCCCTGATGTCTATGGTCTAGAAGAAGGCACGGGTCTAACAATTGATACCTTCTTTTTATTCCAGGCTGCCTTTGCTGCTACTGCTGCAACCATCGTCTCTGGTGCAGTAGCAGAGCGGGTCAAGTACGTTGACTTCATCATCTTTAGCCTGCTGTTGACAGGGATTGCTTACCCTATCACCGGTCACTGGGTTTGGAGCGGGGATGGTTGGTTAGGAGCTGCGGGCTTCTCTGATTTTGCTGGTTCTACCGTCGTGCACTCTGTTGGAGGGTGGGCCGCGCTGATGGGGGCTGCTTTCCTCGGTCCTCGTATTGGCAAGTATCAAGACGGGCAAGTTAATGCAATTCCTGGCCACAACATGAGCATTGCGATGTTGGGCTGTCTCATCCTTTGGCTAGGGTGGTTTGGGTTTAACCCCGGTTCTGAGTTGGCGGCAAGCCCTGCGGTGCCATTTATCGCAGTGACAACTAACCTCTCAGCTGCTGCTGGGGCGGTAGCTGCAACCGTCGTCTCTTGGACTCTGAGCGGTAAGCCTGATTTGTCGATGACGATCAACGGTATCTTGGCTGGTCTCGTGGGCATCACCGCTGGATGTGCCTCCGTGAACTACCTGGGTGCTGTCATCATCGGTTTGATTGCTGGGGTGATTGTTGTCTTTTCTGTTGGCTTCTTCGACAGCATCAAGATCGATGATCCAGTCGGTGCAATCTCTGTACACCTAGTTTGTGGTGCGTGGGGAACGCTGGCTGTCGGCTTTTTTGACACCACTACGGGGCTATTCTTCGGCGGTGGCTTTGGTCAATTAGGGTCTCAGATTCTCGGTATCTTGAGCATTGGGCTCTTTACTGTGGTTGCCACTAGTATTTTCTGGGGTGTTCTGAAGGCTACCTTAGGTATTCGGGTATCGCCTGAGGAAGAGATGAAAGGGCTAGACATCGGTGAACATGGTATGGAAGCTTACAGTGGTTTCCTGAAGGATACGAGCGATATGGGCGGTGTTTCATAG
- a CDS encoding photosystem II S4 domain protein, producing MLPKDDLLKSVENRAALTRVLDQAEQAIRTWEVIFTDFLSPPELMEAQGLFQRLTEVHFVAGGGYPQAERQRGAIARTDLPLEPSDISLTLLDVAGNFLFDTATHRDFLGALLGTGIVREKVGDVIVLGERGAQVIVVPELVEFLEMNLTQVRSVPVKTRQIDWSELRVREPKKKEMTTVEASLRLDAVASAGFGMSRSKMVTLINTGDVRVNWKSITQPSHTLQAGDLVAIRGKGRLEIGEIAVTKKERYRVNLTRYV from the coding sequence ATGTTGCCTAAGGACGATTTGCTCAAATCTGTAGAAAATCGAGCGGCTTTAACCCGCGTGCTTGATCAGGCGGAACAAGCGATTCGTACTTGGGAGGTAATCTTCACCGATTTTCTCTCACCGCCTGAACTGATGGAGGCCCAGGGGCTCTTTCAACGGTTGACAGAAGTTCACTTCGTTGCTGGCGGGGGCTATCCTCAGGCAGAGCGGCAACGGGGGGCGATCGCCCGCACAGACCTGCCCCTAGAACCCAGCGACATCTCCCTGACCTTGTTAGATGTTGCTGGCAACTTTTTGTTTGATACAGCGACCCATCGGGACTTTTTAGGAGCGCTGTTGGGCACCGGTATCGTGCGCGAAAAAGTGGGCGATGTGATTGTGTTGGGTGAACGGGGCGCCCAGGTGATTGTCGTGCCAGAGCTGGTTGAATTTCTGGAAATGAATTTGACGCAGGTGCGATCAGTCCCGGTCAAGACTCGCCAGATTGACTGGAGCGAGCTACGGGTACGGGAACCCAAGAAAAAGGAAATGACCACCGTCGAAGCATCCCTAAGGCTCGATGCGGTTGCCTCCGCTGGCTTTGGCATGTCGCGCAGCAAGATGGTCACCCTCATCAACACTGGAGACGTGCGCGTTAACTGGAAATCTATCACCCAGCCCAGTCACACCCTCCAAGCAGGGGATCTGGTCGCAATTCGCGGAAAAGGGCGCTTAGAGATCGGCGAGATCGCGGTCACCAAAAAGGAACGCTATCGGGTTAATCTGACCCGCTACGTTTAG
- a CDS encoding FAD-binding oxidoreductase, whose translation MAQVVLVGCGVVGAAIAYELSQQADLTITVLDRQLPAQGATGAALGILMGIISQKVKGRNWRLREASIRRYQTLLPELAAIGQPVPHNRHGILSLCFEATELPRWKSLQEIRHRQGWPLELWSPQQVANACPHLAIDQVVAGIYSPQDLQIAPKALTHALVQAAQQRGVDFHFEAPVTGFQRRADQVVAVQTEQANYPADWTILTAGLGSSALTHELEQSLPLIPVLGQGLRVRVPQELGVSDFQPVVNGQDIHLVPMGDREYAVAATVEFPETGITQPLPQAAALESLWQGAIAYCPALAQAKILETWYGLRPRPQGQAAPVIKHLEGYTNVILATGHYRNGILLAPATAQLVKSFLTEART comes from the coding sequence ATGGCGCAGGTTGTGCTGGTTGGATGTGGGGTTGTCGGCGCTGCGATCGCCTATGAACTGAGCCAACAGGCCGATCTCACCATCACCGTTTTAGACAGGCAGCTTCCGGCCCAAGGGGCAACAGGGGCTGCCTTAGGTATTTTGATGGGCATCATCAGCCAAAAGGTTAAAGGCCGCAACTGGCGACTTCGGGAAGCCAGCATACGCCGTTATCAAACCCTCCTGCCTGAATTAGCCGCCATTGGGCAACCGGTTCCCCACAACCGCCACGGCATTTTGAGTCTCTGTTTTGAAGCCACAGAATTGCCCCGTTGGAAATCCCTTCAAGAGATTCGTCACCGCCAAGGCTGGCCGTTAGAACTTTGGTCCCCCCAACAAGTCGCAAACGCCTGTCCGCACTTAGCTATTGACCAAGTCGTCGCGGGTATTTACTCCCCCCAAGATCTACAAATCGCCCCCAAAGCCCTCACCCATGCCCTAGTGCAAGCCGCCCAGCAGCGCGGAGTGGACTTTCATTTTGAGGCCCCCGTAACGGGCTTTCAGCGCCGCGCAGATCAGGTTGTTGCCGTTCAAACAGAGCAGGCAAATTACCCAGCAGACTGGACTATTTTGACCGCAGGGCTCGGCAGCAGCGCTCTCACCCATGAATTGGAGCAGTCTCTCCCCTTAATCCCCGTGTTGGGGCAAGGCTTGCGCGTCCGTGTTCCTCAAGAACTCGGAGTATCAGATTTTCAACCAGTCGTGAACGGGCAGGATATTCACCTTGTTCCCATGGGCGATCGCGAATATGCCGTCGCCGCTACCGTCGAGTTTCCTGAAACCGGAATCACTCAACCCTTACCCCAAGCAGCCGCGCTAGAAAGTCTGTGGCAAGGGGCGATCGCCTACTGCCCTGCCCTCGCCCAAGCCAAGATTCTCGAAACCTGGTATGGCCTACGCCCCCGCCCCCAAGGACAAGCAGCCCCCGTCATCAAACACCTAGAAGGGTACACCAACGTTATTCTGGCAACCGGACACTACCGAAACGGAATATTACTAGCCCCCGCCACAGCCCAATTGGTGAAATCTTTTCTGACAGAAGCCAGAACTTAG